GCAGATGATCTGACCGGCAGGGCGGCGTACCCGTCGATGCGCACTGCTTCGCCGGGGCGCCGCCTGGAAGCGTTTCCGCTTTTCTTCAAATCGCGCAACCGCGTCTCAAGGTCTTGCTTGGTCGCATTTTCTTCACGCGAGCCGGTATCCACTTCGCTCGAAAATGCTCTAGACGGCTAGCGGTGCTGTCGTCCCTATCTTTCTTCCATGAGCCCATTCCGGATGAGATCTTCACTCGAACCGTCCGACCGTGATCCTGTCATGGGCGGCCAGCATGGTCGTGGTCGGCGTCACGCCGACAGCGGCCAATCCGAGCCAGCAACAGCGGACTTCTCCTTCGTCCGCGGCATGCTTGCGCACCATTCCCTGCAAACCGACCCCCTGCTCGTCACCCATGGCAAGACAGGTCTCGTGATCGGGACCGCCCAGGCAGACGAGCTCAGCGTTCCGCCGAGCAGATACTCACCGGACCTGGTCTATGTCTTCGCGGGCCTGGGCGGCAATGACAGCATTTTCGGCACGCCTGGAACCGATTATGTCGTGCATGTCCCAGGCCAGGCCGAGGGCGTCAAGGACGTGCATCGTTTCGAGCCCGGAAAGGACAAGTTCACGACCATCAGCAATACGCCCATCCAGGTGGCGGAAACCGTCTCGCCCGATGGATTCACCGGCGAGCCCGGGTGCTGGTCTTACAAGCGAATCTCGAAAACCGAGGCCAGCCCCATTCTGTGGGCCGTCGGCTATGATGCAGATGGTGACCGCGCACCGGAGTTCGTCGCCGTTCTCGATGCGGCCTCCATCGGGCCCGACGACTTCCTCCTCAACAAGCCACACTTCTCCGCCGAGGGCGCCCTCACCTACGATTTCCTCGATGCGATCCAGGGAAAGCTTCGGACGACGATCGGCCTCTACAAGCATGAGCGCGCCCCGCAGGTCTCCGAGGCGGACTCTCATGTGCTGGTTCTAGGACCCAGCAGCAGCAGCCGGCCCGAGTTCGCGCATTACCCCGATCTTTCCAGCGTCAGTCCCGAAAAGCCACGGATCTTCGTCCTGATGGACAGGATCTATCGGGTCGACGCCACCGACAGACCGGACGTCTTCCTGCTCGCGGCGGGCGAGAGCGGGCCCACATCCAGCATGATCGTCCGCGGCTTCGAGGCGGGAACGGACAAGATCGCGCTGCTCGATCTCGATGGGTTGAATGCGCCTCAATCGGTGGTCGAAGGCAAGTTCACGGGCACCGCGGCCCAATGGCGGTTCACGCCGTCGCTGCTCATTCCGAACGAGTGGTGGCTGGAATATGACCGGGACGGAGACCGCAAGGCTGATTATGGGGCCAGGGTGCACTCCCCCTTCAAGCCGTTGACCAAGGGCGACTTTCTGCTGGGAGCGGCGGAGCATGTTCGGCAGTCGGCGCCCACTTATGACGAGTTGGACGAGATGCGAGGGCAGGTTCGCACCTACATCCAGCTCTACAAGGACGCGCGGCTGCCGCAGGTCATGGAAGATGAAGGCGGTGTGCTGGTTTTCGGCCCGAGAGCGATGGATCATCGGGACACGGACGAGGAACCGGACCTCTCGTCAGCCACACCTGGCAAGCCGCGGACTTTCATCGCGGTGGATTCCCAGCTGCGGGTCGCCGCGACCGAGGAGCGCGAGACTTTCGTCATCGCGGCGGGTGAGAGCGAGCTCGACTACGACATCATGATGATCTCGGGTTTCCAGCCCGGCTATGACAAGCTTGCGCTGCTCGATATGGACGGCTTGCCGCATGCGCAGACGGCTGTGGAGAGCTATTACCTTACGGGCACGGCGGCACAATGGTCCTTTTACAAGCTTCACGACCGGCAGAATACCTGGCGCGTCGAATACGATGTCGACGGTGACGGCGAGTCGGAGTTCGACATGACAGTGAGCACCGCCGATGGTGCCCTGACCGCGAACGACTTCCTGCTCGCCAACGGCGCGAATGAACCGGTTCGCAGCGAATATTCCCCGCCCAGCCTGGCGCAACGCCTCGAGCAGGATATTCCTGCCATGATGGAGAATGTCGCCGAGCACCTCGACCGGCCGGGCTTGCTGGCCCGCGAGCTCCCCAACACCGTGCTGATCTTCGGTGCGGATGCGCAGGCCTTGAGTTCGCTGCCCGCGCCTCTCGAGACGGATACGAAGCCGACCGTATTCATCGCGTCCAGCAAAACGCAGTATGTCCTGGCGAGTGAAAACCCGGATGTCATCGCCCATTTCGCCGGCTATAGCGGGGCCGTGATCGCGGTCGGTGAGATGGAGACGGGCGTCGACAAGTTTGCAGTTCTCGGAGAAGGAAGCCCCCAATCCGTGCGGCGCGGGACAACCTTCGAGAGGCCGCACGAGTGGATCTATGAAGCCTATACGGCCGACCAAATCGACGGGATGCCAGATTTGAGACATCGCCTGGTCGATCCCGATCGGTCTGACGACCCGAACAAAAAATACTGGATCGTAAAATATAACGGCGATGACGACCTCGAAGCAGACGTCACTTATCTGGTGTTGGGATGCGACAGCATTAACCAGAACGACTTCCTGCTGAACGTATGAACCGAGGCTGAGCCGGCCAGACAGGCGCGGGCGCCGACCATCCGGCCGGCTTCATTATGCGTTCATTCTTGCAGCAGCATTATCACGGACGTGCAACCTCCCGGTTGCGTCAAAGGAACGTCCGAATGCTGAAATCAACATGGCTCGCCATCAGCCTGGCTGCTGCGATGGCCGGTGGGCTGCCCGCGACGGAGGCGAATGCTTCCGTAGCCACCGCAAGCGCCCTCACCCGTGACATGGGCGCGATCGAACCCAAGGCCTCGGCCGACCTGAGGCTGGTCCAGTTCTATTACGACCCCTATCGCTTCGGGCCGCGCTACCTCTATCCCCGCCCGGGCTACCGATATCGCTATGGCGGCTACTATTATCGCGTGCCGTGGTGGGAGCGGCCGCCCGTCGTCATTCCAGCTCCGCCACCGCCGGTCTATTACGGCCGCCCTGTACCGCCACCTCCGCCGGTCTATGGCGTTGGCAATGCACATGTTCGCTGGTGTCTCAACCGTTACCGGTCCTACGATCCCGGCAGCAACACCTTCGTCGGGTACGACGGCCGGCGCCGCCCCTGTGTCAGCCCCTACTGAGACCGTGAGGCGACAGGATCCCGCCTCGCGCATCCCCAAATGGCACATCCAGGGCAGCGGGCTGTGCCGACATCTCGGCTTGTGCAACCCGCAATGGGCCAAGTTCGTTGGTTTTTCAAGGTATGGGCCGCAGATCATGCGACTGGCAACACGTTCTCTTCCGCCAGGTGAACCCCTGGAGGCCTGCTTATGAAACTCAAGATCATCATCCTCATGGCCGTGACGGCGCTCGCGGTGTTTGCGCATGGCGACGAAGCCCGCGCCGCCAATGGCTACACGACCGGCACGGTCAATATGCGCGCGGGGCCTGGCACCGACTATCCCCGGGTGGCGACGGTGCCGGAAGGCAGCCCGGTCACCATTCACGGCTGCACGGCCGGCTATCGGTGGTGCGATACGTCCTGGCGGAACCAGCGCGGCTGGATTTCCGCCAACTACCTCAATTGGGCGAGCTATCGCGGCCGATCCGTCTACTTGCCGAACTATGCCGGGGTGATCGGCGTTCCGGTCATCGGCTTCTATTTCGACGACTACTGGTACGACTATTACCGGTATCGGCCGTGGTACAAGCATCGGCACCGGTGGCATCACCGGCCGCCGCATCATCATCCCGGGAAGCCGGGAAGGCCTGGGAGACCCGGAAAACCCGGTAAGCCC
This genomic stretch from Rhodoligotrophos defluvii harbors:
- a CDS encoding BA14K family protein, translated to MLKSTWLAISLAAAMAGGLPATEANASVATASALTRDMGAIEPKASADLRLVQFYYDPYRFGPRYLYPRPGYRYRYGGYYYRVPWWERPPVVIPAPPPPVYYGRPVPPPPPVYGVGNAHVRWCLNRYRSYDPGSNTFVGYDGRRRPCVSPY
- a CDS encoding SH3 domain-containing protein, whose translation is MKLKIIILMAVTALAVFAHGDEARAANGYTTGTVNMRAGPGTDYPRVATVPEGSPVTIHGCTAGYRWCDTSWRNQRGWISANYLNWASYRGRSVYLPNYAGVIGVPVIGFYFDDYWYDYYRYRPWYKHRHRWHHRPPHHHPGKPGRPGRPGKPGKPDRPDWPDRPGKPGKPDRPSRLDRPNRPDWPPVRPGINRPDRPSRMGRPNRPDRSPAVRVPRNSDVRVVPRVSPPQVNRPAPRLDTPRPMPQMSRPSMRGGGGGGGGEWRRIP